The following proteins are co-located in the Scylla paramamosain isolate STU-SP2022 chromosome 37, ASM3559412v1, whole genome shotgun sequence genome:
- the LOC135091312 gene encoding carbohydrate sulfotransferase 3-like isoform X2 — MPLQHRLKAAGRTPHPLLDAHTQGETLTGEEPSNDRGPAAGPLVVLLLSSMPRSGSTLLTDLLGKIQDSVAVFEPLWLIEKTECFKDEACIQRYLGEIFSCTFSDDFENWLKGKGLFFQYFNEQARKCLAQKGKEKDACLKAMNLRALCAATSVVVVKVVRARMAWLHNMLEDSLINLKVLQLTRDPRASLRSIATFGWDSNPPSRCAELEDDLLTYERMRQAFPDKVLQVHYERLCLHPTEVTKDMFRFLLDNATLPAAVTAYVQQHLLSGTSKKGTMTTFKNSSEEFQAWRFKIKEKQLMAIEAEPACQRAIRHMGHATFGSEASARNTSLPLILNAT, encoded by the coding sequence CAAGGCAGCAGGCCGGACGCCGCACCCACTCTTGGACGCCCACACTCAGGGAGAGACGCTGACGGGGGAGGAACCATCAAACGACAGAGGGCCTGCCGCTGGGCCCCTCGTGGTGCTGTTGCTGAGCTCCATGCCTCGCAGCGGCTCCACGCTGCTCACTGACCTGCTCGGCAAGATCCAGGACTCCGTGGCGGTGTTTGAGCCGCTGTGGCTCATCGAGAAGACCGAGTGTTTCAAAGACGAGGCGTGCATTCAGCGATACTTGGGGGAGATTTTCTCCTGCACCTTCAGTGATGACTTCGAGAACTGGCTCAAGGGGAAGGGTCTGTTTTTCCAGTACTTTAATGAACAGGCGCGGAAGTGCCTTGctcagaagggaaaggagaaagatgccTGCTTGAAGGCCATGAACCTGCGGGCGCTGTGCGCGGCGACGTccgtggtagtggtgaaggtggtgcgCGCCAGGATGGCGTGGCTGCACAACATGCTCGAGGACTCGCTCATCAACCTGAAGGTGCTGCAGCTGACGCGGGACCCGCGGGCCTCCCTCAGGTCCATCGCCACCTTCGGGTGGGACAGCAACCCCCCCTCGCGGTGCGCGGAGCTCGAGGACGACCTGCTGACGTACGAGAGGATGCGGCAGGCGTTCCCCGACAAGGTGCTGCAGGTGCACTACGAGCGGCTGTGCCTGCACCCCACGGAGGTCACCAAGGACATGTTCCGCTTCCTGCTGGACAACGCCACGCTGCCCGCCGCCGTCACCGCCTACGTGCAGCAGCACCTGCTCAGCGGCACCAGCAAGAAGGGCACCATGACCACCTTCAAGAACAGCTCGGAGGAGTTCCAGGCGTGGCGCTTCAAGATAAAGGAGAAGCAGCTCATGGCCATCGAGGCTGAGCCCGCGTGCCAGCGCGCCATCCGCCACATGGGGCACGCCACCTTCGGGTCGGAGGCGTCAGCCAGGAACACCTCCCTGCCACTCATACTCAACGCCACCTAG